Below is a genomic region from Blastocatellia bacterium.
CTCTGGCAGTTGAAGCGCCACCCAGCGCGCGCCGCACGCACACGCCAGTGCTTCGCGAGCGACCGCTCGCCCGCAGCTGGGACAGGCTTTCCCCGACTCGCGCTTCATACTTCCGCCTCCTTCTCCATGCTCGCTCCCCCCGTGAAGGCCGATGGGGAGAAGGCTCGCGATGTCGCCTGCGTCGAGGAGAACGCCTCCGCATCGAGAGCCCGCGTCATCCGCCACGTGTAGTAGACGCGCTGCGCGACCGTCCAATGCGAGAGGATGGCGATGAGCCACAAAACAGCAGGCATCTTGTGAAGGAAATAGCTCCCTTCTGCCCCCGGCACCTCCGTCAGCGCTCCGATGATCAGTAACGTCAGCCGCTCCGGACGTTCCAAGAACCCGACGCGACAATGGGGGATCAACGACTCGGCCCGCGCGCGCGCATAGCTCGTCATCAGCGAACCGATCATCGCAATCCCCGTCAGCACGACGTAGAAGAGGCTTT
It encodes:
- a CDS encoding CDP-alcohol phosphatidyltransferase family protein, with translation MFSEVIGKYGGIARDALARWLAGYRLHPNLLTVIGLLVTIWAAVLFAHGQFIAAGLVLIVAGACDILDGALARLSRQVTRFGAFLDSVLDRYSDVIIFLGLIVYFARPTPDQSLFYVVLTGIAMIGSLMTSYARARAESLIPHCRVGFLERPERLTLLIIGALTEVPGAEGSYFLHKMPAVLWLIAILSHWTVAQRVYYTWRMTRALDAEAFSSTQATSRAFSPSAFTGGASMEKEAEV